The DNA window AAGCCTAAAATCATCACCAATACTCCGCGGCGCTCGTCCTACTCCGCCGCTCGGAGCTCGCGGCGGAGGAGGACGGGACCCCGGCGGCCGCACACTTGGCCGCCGTGCGGACGCTCTCGATGAGCGCCTCCGTCCGCGCCTCCTGCGACAGTATCTCCGACAGCCGGTCCGTGTCGATGACCAGCCGCACCTTCCACACCCCCGCGCTCGGGAACGCCTCCGCCTGCTCCGGCAGCCGCCGCAGCTTGTCCACCGACATCCGgtacggcggcggcggagcaccggcggcggcggcggcgcccTTGGCCCGGTGCGCGGGGA is part of the Salvia hispanica cultivar TCC Black 2014 unplaced genomic scaffold, UniMelb_Shisp_WGS_1.0 HiC_scaffold_744, whole genome shotgun sequence genome and encodes:
- the LOC125199933 gene encoding uncharacterized protein LOC125199933, with product MGNCIFKALGAVEDMAKVVTPDGSVMELYAPITAECVTNEFPGHAIFGSPGRTSPPLLHSESLRAGHHYYLLPAHRAKGAAAAAGAPPPPYRMSVDKLRRLPEQAEAFPSAGVWKVRLVIDTDRLSEILSQEARTEALIESVRTAAKCAAAGVPSSSAASSERRSRTSAAEYW